The Maridesulfovibrio ferrireducens genome contains a region encoding:
- a CDS encoding DUF3100 domain-containing protein has translation MNDAVKNVKLHLLVLALVVVSELIGIVTFKVGPGKLVLLPMLYAMFMGIFMGPKFLKVVKEKDMIQASTLVGLTLLLLMARYGTLVGPKFYEILKAGPALVLQEFGNIATLIIGIPLAMYLGLKREAVGAAHSIAREPNVALIGDIYGLDSAEGRGVMGVYICGTVFGTIFFGLMASFLAAFEIFHPYALAMASGVGSASMMTAAVGSLSASYPAMAEQIQAFGVASNTLSGIDGVYMSLILALPMSNKLYNYLYKLKYKTCSENV, from the coding sequence ATGAATGATGCTGTGAAAAATGTGAAACTGCACCTGCTCGTGTTGGCGCTGGTTGTAGTTTCGGAGTTAATCGGAATCGTTACATTCAAGGTTGGACCGGGGAAACTCGTTCTTCTGCCTATGTTGTACGCAATGTTTATGGGTATCTTTATGGGCCCGAAATTTCTTAAGGTCGTAAAAGAAAAAGATATGATTCAGGCAAGTACTCTTGTCGGTCTGACTCTGCTTCTGCTCATGGCAAGATACGGAACTCTTGTCGGTCCTAAATTCTACGAAATCCTTAAAGCCGGACCAGCTCTTGTTCTTCAGGAGTTCGGTAATATTGCAACTTTGATCATCGGTATTCCTCTTGCCATGTATCTTGGCCTTAAGCGTGAAGCTGTCGGGGCGGCTCATTCAATCGCCCGCGAGCCTAACGTTGCGCTTATCGGGGATATTTATGGTCTTGATTCAGCTGAGGGACGCGGCGTAATGGGCGTTTACATCTGCGGAACTGTATTCGGTACAATCTTCTTCGGTTTGATGGCTTCCTTCCTTGCCGCATTTGAAATCTTCCATCCTTACGCGCTGGCGATGGCTTCCGGTGTAGGTAGTGCAAGTATGATGACTGCTGCGGTTGGTAGCCTCAGTGCAAGTTACCCTGCAATGGCTGAACAGATTCAGGCTTTCGGTGTAGCAAGTAACACCCTTTCCGGAATTGACGGGGTATACATGTCTCTCATTCTGGCTCTTCCTATGTCCAATAAGCTCTATAACTATCTTTACAAGCTTAAGTACAAAACTTGTTCGGAGAATGTATAA
- a CDS encoding glycosyltransferase family A protein, translated as MTLLSIIIPNYNYGRFADRFFSSLIAQSMSFDDVEILFVDDGSSDDSIEQAQKWADKIECEKFEILTPVRTGKPGFVRNFGLERAKGKYLICLDPDDILHPDFIPSCIEILDHNPEIDLVYTDYLENRLDGSREVRLPKFNQAHLRTQNTISPAAMYRRKFWDSGIRYKDNSLYEDWDYWVQCLMAGAKFRLIPHVLYNYEIHETNYSIQAVKDDGVAKAQIVLNNPDFFHPMVQHWASDHMRGRIHASAFQRGYIPRPEDIKALLIKIETGMK; from the coding sequence ATGACGCTACTCTCAATTATCATACCGAATTATAATTACGGACGGTTCGCAGACAGGTTCTTTAGTTCTCTGATAGCGCAGTCCATGTCGTTTGATGATGTTGAAATTCTATTTGTTGATGACGGCAGTAGCGATGATTCCATTGAGCAGGCGCAGAAATGGGCAGATAAGATTGAGTGTGAAAAATTTGAAATTTTGACACCGGTTAGAACTGGAAAACCCGGTTTTGTCCGTAATTTCGGTCTCGAGCGCGCGAAAGGTAAATATTTAATCTGTCTTGATCCTGACGACATTCTCCATCCTGATTTTATCCCCTCATGTATCGAAATTCTTGACCATAATCCTGAAATAGACCTCGTATATACAGATTACTTGGAAAATCGTTTGGACGGCTCACGGGAAGTGCGTCTTCCTAAATTCAATCAGGCTCATTTGAGGACTCAAAATACAATATCACCCGCCGCGATGTATCGGCGTAAATTCTGGGACAGCGGAATAAGATATAAGGATAATAGCCTTTATGAGGATTGGGATTACTGGGTGCAATGCCTTATGGCCGGTGCAAAATTCCGACTGATTCCACATGTTTTGTATAATTATGAAATCCACGAAACGAATTATTCTATTCAGGCTGTTAAAGATGACGGCGTAGCCAAGGCTCAGATAGTATTGAATAACCCTGATTTTTTTCACCCGATGGTACAGCACTGGGCAAGTGACCATATGCGTGGAAGGATACATGCCTCAGCCTTTCAAAGGGGCTATATTCCCAGACCTGAGGATATTAAAGCTCTTTTGATTAAGATTGAAACAGGTATGAAGTGA
- a CDS encoding multidrug resistance efflux transporter family protein encodes MKIIMIGILAAFFFSTTFVLNRAMSLEGGHWVWSASLRYFWMLGFLSVGLFALRRELFIESLKLYIRHWVFWTVAGGIGFGLFYALLSFSASYAPGWVVAATWQTTILATPIVLLLFGKKIPLRAMFLTLIIFAGVLLVNLERAGVNPLNEILLGAIPVFIAAFAYPFGNQLVWEARQGGVRFIPRLDSPAMDDPFCRVLLLTLGSLPLWGVLIAVFSPPAPAMNQIVNTALVAVFSGVAATSLFLYIRHKARSAAELAAADCTQSMEVVFSLLGEVLLLGGALPGALGWAGIALTMLGLALYIRVQNVR; translated from the coding sequence ATGAAAATTATAATGATAGGAATTTTAGCTGCATTTTTTTTCAGTACAACTTTTGTTCTGAACCGGGCGATGAGTCTTGAGGGCGGGCATTGGGTCTGGTCTGCAAGTCTGCGCTATTTCTGGATGCTCGGTTTTTTGTCAGTGGGGCTTTTTGCTTTACGCAGGGAATTGTTCATTGAATCTCTGAAACTGTATATCCGCCACTGGGTGTTTTGGACCGTTGCCGGCGGAATTGGTTTCGGGTTGTTTTACGCTTTGTTATCCTTCAGCGCCTCTTATGCTCCCGGATGGGTGGTCGCCGCAACATGGCAGACAACTATTCTTGCCACGCCGATAGTATTACTTCTTTTCGGTAAAAAAATTCCGCTGCGGGCCATGTTTTTGACCTTGATAATTTTTGCGGGGGTGTTGCTCGTAAATCTAGAAAGGGCAGGAGTGAATCCGTTAAATGAAATCTTACTGGGCGCAATTCCAGTTTTTATCGCTGCTTTTGCTTACCCGTTTGGTAATCAACTAGTGTGGGAAGCGCGGCAAGGTGGTGTGCGTTTTATACCGCGCCTTGATAGTCCCGCCATGGATGATCCCTTTTGCCGGGTACTGCTTTTAACGCTCGGTTCTCTTCCATTATGGGGAGTGCTGATAGCTGTTTTCTCTCCGCCTGCACCGGCAATGAATCAGATTGTTAACACTGCTCTGGTCGCTGTTTTTTCCGGCGTTGCAGCAACAAGTTTGTTTCTTTATATCCGCCACAAAGCCCGTTCTGCGGCAGAACTGGCAGCGGCAGATTGTACTCAGTCTATGGAAGTGGTTTTTTCATTGCTCGGAGAAGTCCTGCTGCTTGGCGGAGCGTTACCCGGAGCTTTAGGCTGGGCGGGTATTGCGCTCACTATGTTGGGATTAGCTCTTTATATTCGAGTTCAAAATGTCAGATAA
- the msrB gene encoding peptide-methionine (R)-S-oxide reductase MsrB, producing MNNESELVIATVAGGCFWCVESDLEKVAGVEKVISGYAGGDVKNPSYEQVSSGTTGHLEAVQIYFDPQQVSYEKILDIFLKHHDPTDPGGSFNDRGKQYSSAIFYHDENQKEVAGKMLVELEGSGRFANPVATKLIPFTAFFEAEEYHQDYYKKNPVRYNWYRFLSGRDTFIKDHWGDEIYTRPSDDELEKTLTPIQFKVAREDGTEPAFTNEYWDNHKSGIYVDVVSGEPLFSSTDKFESGTGWPSFTRPLEKENVVERVDNTLFTKRTEVRSKVADSHLGHVFPDGPQPTGLRYCINSASLRFIPKEELEEKGYGKYLNLFK from the coding sequence CTGAGCTCGTCATAGCGACAGTTGCCGGCGGATGTTTTTGGTGCGTGGAATCTGATCTGGAAAAAGTAGCGGGAGTTGAAAAGGTAATATCGGGATACGCCGGAGGAGATGTAAAAAATCCATCTTATGAACAAGTCAGTTCCGGTACAACGGGCCATCTTGAAGCTGTTCAGATTTATTTTGATCCGCAGCAGGTGAGTTATGAGAAAATTCTGGATATATTCCTGAAACATCATGACCCGACTGACCCTGGAGGTTCCTTTAATGATCGGGGAAAGCAGTACTCTTCAGCAATTTTCTACCATGATGAAAATCAGAAGGAAGTTGCTGGGAAGATGCTGGTAGAGCTGGAGGGTTCAGGACGATTTGCGAATCCTGTAGCAACAAAGTTGATCCCGTTTACCGCCTTTTTTGAAGCAGAAGAATATCATCAGGATTACTATAAGAAGAATCCGGTGCGTTACAATTGGTATAGATTTCTTTCAGGGCGTGATACTTTTATCAAGGACCATTGGGGAGATGAAATTTATACACGCCCAAGTGATGATGAACTTGAGAAGACTCTTACTCCTATTCAGTTTAAGGTTGCGCGCGAAGATGGAACAGAACCGGCTTTTACCAATGAATACTGGGATAACCATAAATCTGGAATTTATGTTGATGTGGTATCAGGAGAACCTTTGTTCAGTTCAACTGATAAATTCGAGTCCGGCACAGGCTGGCCTAGTTTTACGCGCCCTCTTGAAAAGGAAAATGTAGTTGAACGGGTAGACAATACCTTATTCACAAAGCGTACAGAAGTGCGTTCAAAAGTGGCTGATTCGCATTTGGGACATGTGTTCCCGGACGGTCCACAGCCAACTGGACTTCGTTATTGTATTAACTCCGCTTCATTGAGATTTATCCCGAAGGAAGAACTAGAAGAGAAGGGATACGGAAAGTATTTGAACCTTTTTAAGTAA
- a CDS encoding amidohydrolase, whose translation MGLNPDVTALLDEFKAIRHQIHKNPEIGLETVETLALVKSKLDEYGISYENIGVNSLVAKIDGREGDTTVAFRVDMDGLEMSEENNFAYKSQVEGRMHACGHDGHCTSLLALAAYLSKNRDFNGTVLLLFQSGEEGYEGALRVIEDSFFDKYKIDYLFGYHAWPGLASGKIAVHKGACMASEDRFEIMVTGKSGHASMPHVCNEPFAAVADIIKGLQTIVGRKIPSHERGVVSITQVHGGSLRNGIPDNVMVQGNVRTCNESVQDLIEESIAQTVAGVATIYGVKAELDYVRKHPVLVNSTPEIAIKAAQKAVGAENVVTDMESSMAAEDYAFYMKHTKGCYVWIGNGVDSPPLHNSKFDFNDEILAVAASFFIEVIEELL comes from the coding sequence ATGGGATTGAATCCGGATGTGACAGCACTGCTTGATGAGTTTAAAGCGATACGTCATCAGATTCATAAAAACCCTGAAATAGGGCTTGAAACAGTTGAAACTTTAGCTTTGGTAAAATCAAAGCTGGATGAATACGGTATTTCGTATGAAAATATCGGTGTTAATTCTCTTGTCGCTAAAATCGACGGTAGAGAAGGCGATACAACTGTAGCTTTCAGGGTTGATATGGACGGGCTTGAGATGAGTGAAGAAAACAACTTCGCTTATAAATCTCAAGTTGAAGGACGTATGCACGCATGCGGACATGACGGGCATTGTACTTCTCTTCTCGCTCTTGCCGCTTATCTCTCGAAAAATAGAGATTTCAACGGTACTGTCCTGCTTCTTTTTCAGTCCGGCGAAGAGGGCTATGAAGGCGCATTACGGGTCATCGAGGATTCATTCTTCGACAAATATAAAATTGATTATCTGTTCGGTTATCATGCGTGGCCGGGCCTTGCTTCCGGTAAAATCGCGGTCCATAAGGGCGCGTGTATGGCTTCCGAAGATCGTTTTGAAATTATGGTGACAGGAAAAAGCGGTCACGCTTCAATGCCTCATGTCTGCAACGAGCCTTTTGCCGCAGTCGCGGATATTATTAAAGGTTTGCAGACAATTGTCGGACGCAAAATTCCGTCACATGAGCGCGGAGTTGTCAGCATAACTCAGGTTCACGGGGGCAGTCTGCGTAACGGAATTCCTGACAACGTAATGGTTCAGGGGAACGTACGCACCTGTAATGAAAGTGTGCAGGATTTAATTGAAGAATCAATCGCACAGACCGTTGCAGGCGTAGCCACAATTTATGGAGTGAAAGCGGAACTGGATTATGTTCGCAAACATCCGGTCCTTGTAAATTCTACTCCTGAAATTGCAATAAAAGCGGCTCAAAAAGCCGTGGGCGCAGAAAATGTCGTAACAGATATGGAATCATCAATGGCTGCTGAGGATTATGCTTTCTACATGAAACATACCAAAGGTTGCTATGTGTGGATCGGAAACGGCGTAGATTCGCCACCTCTGCACAACAGTAAGTTTGATTTCAACGATGAAATTCTAGCCGTTGCGGCAAGCTTTTTCATCGAAGTTATTGAGGAACTTTTATAA